Proteins from a single region of Abyssalbus ytuae:
- a CDS encoding 2TM domain-containing protein has protein sequence MNEFEKEDRYLRAQKRIKELKGFYIHLFWYVIVNIFVFIIIYVNVENNSDFWNYGTFSTSFFWGIGLFFHGLMVFGKNLVFSKNWEERKIKEFMDKDKF, from the coding sequence ATGAATGAATTTGAAAAGGAAGACAGGTATTTGCGTGCGCAAAAAAGGATAAAAGAATTAAAGGGCTTTTATATACATCTGTTTTGGTATGTAATAGTAAATATTTTTGTATTCATAATAATATATGTAAATGTTGAGAACAACTCAGATTTTTGGAATTATGGTACTTTTTCCACATCTTTCTTTTGGGGTATTGGTTTGTTTTTTCATGGCTTGATGGTGTTTGGAAAGAATCTGGTTTTTAGTAAGAATTGGGAAGAAAGAAAAATAAAGGAATTTATGGATAAAGATAAATTTTAA
- a CDS encoding 2TM domain-containing protein: MTKNLFKIIKISVLITLIIEVFDLIFFAHSPTVKGEMEDTAVNFLFAFPLTLVNAYFIDFIGKKYSWEKQPQKRLWIGTTGGIALTMFTLLLIRFVLLVFIYGKPAERFFEEERIQYYGFGLVMTIIFSLFFHAFYFYKALQDKKVKEQKVIAGTATAQFDALKNQLDPHFLFNSLNVLTSLIEENPDQAQKFTTSLSKVYRYVLEQKNKELVSVEEELQFAKTYMSLLKKRFENSIVFDIPEQYLNPEAKVVPLSLQLLLENAVKHNMVNEANPLHIKIYEENGNLLIKNNLQPKQVLKKSSGVGLQNIKQRYNLLTNRKVEIRKTQTDFIVKIPILTKRATIMRTQAVKTNDKYLRARKRVDDLKEFYSSLIMYPIVIPFLIFINYKTYWGFKWFWFPLIGWGIGLLFHAYKVYAVNGILGRDWEDKKIRKYMEEEAGTNRWE; the protein is encoded by the coding sequence ATGACAAAAAACCTATTTAAAATAATAAAAATTAGTGTATTAATTACTTTAATTATAGAGGTATTCGATCTTATTTTTTTTGCTCATAGCCCTACAGTTAAAGGGGAAATGGAAGATACGGCAGTAAACTTTTTATTTGCTTTTCCATTAACTCTGGTAAATGCTTATTTTATTGATTTTATAGGTAAAAAGTATAGTTGGGAAAAACAACCCCAAAAGCGTTTATGGATAGGGACAACAGGAGGTATTGCTTTAACCATGTTTACCTTGTTGCTTATAAGGTTTGTGTTATTGGTTTTTATTTATGGTAAGCCGGCAGAACGGTTCTTTGAAGAAGAAAGAATTCAATATTATGGTTTTGGATTGGTAATGACCATAATATTTTCTTTGTTTTTTCATGCCTTCTATTTTTATAAGGCGTTGCAGGATAAAAAAGTAAAAGAACAAAAAGTAATTGCAGGAACAGCAACAGCCCAGTTTGATGCTTTAAAAAACCAGTTAGATCCTCACTTTTTATTTAATAGTTTAAATGTATTAACAAGTTTAATTGAAGAAAATCCGGATCAGGCTCAAAAGTTTACTACCTCACTGTCTAAAGTTTACAGATACGTACTGGAACAAAAAAATAAAGAACTCGTAAGTGTGGAGGAAGAATTACAATTTGCCAAAACCTATATGAGTTTATTAAAAAAAAGATTTGAAAACAGCATTGTTTTTGATATTCCAGAACAGTATTTAAACCCCGAGGCTAAAGTGGTACCCTTATCATTGCAATTATTACTTGAAAATGCTGTAAAACATAATATGGTAAATGAAGCCAATCCTTTACATATTAAAATTTATGAAGAAAATGGAAATCTGTTAATTAAAAACAATTTGCAACCAAAACAGGTCTTAAAAAAAAGTAGTGGTGTGGGGTTGCAAAATATAAAACAGCGTTACAACCTTTTAACAAATAGAAAAGTAGAAATACGAAAAACACAAACTGACTTTATAGTAAAAATACCAATTCTTACAAAAAGGGCTACCATTATGAGAACACAAGCAGTAAAAACAAACGACAAATATTTAAGAGCAAGGAAGCGGGTAGATGACTTAAAAGAATTTTATTCAAGTTTAATAATGTACCCTATTGTTATTCCTTTTTTAATTTTTATAAATTATAAAACATATTGGGGGTTTAAATGGTTTTGGTTTCCGCTTATAGGATGGGGCATAGGATTATTGTTCCATGCTTATAAAGTATACGCAGTAAATGGAATTTTAGGCAGGGATTGGGAAGATAAAAAAATTCGTAAATACATGGAAGAGGAAGCAGGCACAAACCGTTGGGAATAA
- the pyrR gene encoding bifunctional pyr operon transcriptional regulator/uracil phosphoribosyltransferase PyrR gives MSQKVLLSSKEIDIILHRLACQLLENHLDFSDTALIGLQPRGIYVAERLKKILEEDYRIKNIQLGYLDITFYRDDFRRGSKPLEANKTKIDFLVENKKVVLVDDVLYTGRSIRSALTAIQSFGRPSEIELLTLIDRRFSRHLPIQPDYRGRQVDAINNEKVRVEWSENEGEDKVYMISR, from the coding sequence ATGAGTCAAAAAGTCCTGCTTTCTTCCAAAGAAATTGACATTATACTTCACCGTTTGGCTTGCCAGTTATTAGAAAACCATTTAGATTTTTCAGATACTGCCTTAATAGGTTTGCAACCTCGTGGTATTTATGTGGCAGAAAGGCTGAAAAAAATCCTTGAAGAAGATTATCGAATAAAAAATATACAATTAGGGTATCTGGATATAACTTTTTACAGAGACGATTTCAGAAGAGGAAGTAAACCGCTGGAGGCCAATAAAACAAAAATAGATTTTTTGGTAGAAAACAAAAAAGTAGTACTTGTAGATGATGTTTTATATACCGGTAGAAGTATACGGTCGGCTTTAACAGCCATACAAAGTTTTGGCAGACCCAGTGAAATTGAACTATTGACATTGATTGACAGACGTTTCAGCCGCCACCTGCCAATACAACCGGATTATAGAGGCAGACAGGTAGATGCGATTAATAATGAGAAGGTAAGAGTAGAATGGAGTGAAAACGAAGGGGAAGATAAAGTGTATATGATAAGCAGATAA
- a CDS encoding ribonuclease Z, whose product MKLTILGCYSATPRTFSNPTSQVLDIKNHMFLIDCGEGTQVQLRRQKIKFARIKHIFISHLHGDHFFGLPGLISTFRLLGREAELHIYGPKGIKEAITLMLKLGDSWTNYPLIFHELISRESELIFEDDKVEVHTIPLKHRIYANGFLFKEKPGERKLNIEAVTRYGIDKCFFQNIKNGKDVMLDSGEIVPNKKLTFDPSHPKSYAFCSDTSFNTALVPVINNSDILYHESTFLDQHEHLAEKTGHSTAKQAGKIAKLANVKTLILGHYSTRYENMESFKQEAEQEFNNVLLADDGKEFEF is encoded by the coding sequence ATGAAATTAACTATCCTGGGATGTTATAGTGCAACACCACGAACTTTTTCAAACCCTACATCGCAGGTGCTCGATATAAAAAATCATATGTTTTTAATCGATTGTGGTGAGGGAACCCAAGTACAACTTCGTAGACAAAAAATAAAGTTTGCAAGAATAAAACACATATTTATATCTCATCTTCACGGTGACCATTTTTTCGGACTCCCCGGATTAATTTCCACCTTCCGGTTGCTTGGCAGGGAGGCCGAACTTCATATTTATGGGCCCAAAGGAATTAAAGAAGCAATCACTTTAATGCTTAAACTGGGAGACTCATGGACTAATTATCCGCTTATTTTTCATGAACTTATTTCCCGGGAATCGGAACTTATTTTTGAAGATGATAAAGTGGAAGTACATACCATCCCTTTAAAGCATCGTATATATGCCAATGGATTCCTCTTTAAAGAAAAACCAGGAGAAAGAAAATTAAATATTGAGGCAGTAACCCGTTATGGTATAGACAAATGTTTCTTTCAAAATATAAAAAACGGGAAGGATGTAATGCTAGATTCGGGAGAGATTGTTCCCAATAAAAAGTTAACTTTTGATCCCTCTCATCCTAAAAGTTATGCATTTTGCAGTGATACTTCTTTCAATACAGCTCTAGTACCGGTGATAAACAATTCGGATATTTTATATCATGAATCCACTTTTTTAGATCAGCATGAACATTTGGCAGAAAAAACGGGGCATTCAACCGCTAAACAAGCTGGTAAAATCGCTAAACTTGCCAATGTAAAAACTCTCATCCTGGGCCATTATTCTACCAGATACGAGAATATGGAAAGTTTTAAACAAGAGGCAGAACAAGAGTTTAATAATGTTTTATTGGCAGATGATGGAAAAGAATTTGAATTTTAG
- a CDS encoding TonB-dependent receptor — translation MKTLLYYLFIISFFTTNAQIISGIVTDTKGNPVEGANVYLEGTYDGTTTNGEGEFNFVTEETGVQTLIISYLSFETFSLVDNISKMSNLTIELKEAINELSGVVISAGTFSAGDNSKVSALKPLDVVTTASALGDFVGALQTLPGTGTVAEDGRLFVRGGDAGETQIFIDGIRVFTPYTPTPNNIPARGRYSPFLFKGITFSTGGYSAEYGQALSSVLLLNSIDQPDQEKTDIGIMSVGGSLGNTQMWGENSLSISAAYLNLEPYFKIFNSRNTWNKAPQGGAGEAVYRYKLNNGIIKLYSAFDVSLFDIEQNNINFNDPVRFKLNNNNLYFNGSYKGFLKKGWSLYTGGSYTYAKNDISIIEDKVENYENSMHLKIKLKKTFSNRFNLNFGAEYFFTDFEEDFKDEESLTTNSKYENGIVANYAEADIFLSNNFAAKLGVRGEFSTLLDEATISPRVSIAYKTSENGQVSFAYGDFYQNPLGDYLKYYKDFKSEKTSHYILNYQLNREGKTFRAEVYYKDYKNLVKYNTEIARYDSSYNNNGFGYATGLDIFWRDNNSIKNLDYWISYSYLDTKRDYRNFPEKSVPGFISKHNFSLVGKYWVNDWKSQLGMSYTYSSGRPFTNPNEEGFLNSKTKSYNSISFNWAYLISPQKILYFSINNVLGTKNVFGYDYANTPNTNGIYNRQPIRPNADQFFFVGFFWTISEDKKSNQLDNL, via the coding sequence ATGAAAACTTTACTATACTATTTATTTATAATCAGTTTTTTTACTACTAACGCACAAATCATATCCGGAATTGTTACCGATACTAAAGGAAATCCTGTAGAGGGGGCAAATGTATATTTGGAAGGGACGTACGACGGCACTACAACCAATGGTGAGGGGGAATTTAATTTTGTGACTGAAGAAACAGGAGTACAGACTTTAATTATTTCATACCTGTCTTTTGAAACATTTTCTTTAGTTGACAATATTAGTAAAATGAGTAACCTTACAATAGAACTAAAAGAAGCAATTAATGAACTTTCGGGGGTTGTAATAAGTGCCGGTACTTTTTCGGCAGGTGATAATAGTAAAGTATCGGCTTTAAAGCCATTGGATGTTGTAACCACCGCAAGTGCTTTAGGAGATTTTGTGGGGGCATTGCAAACATTGCCAGGCACCGGGACAGTAGCGGAAGATGGCAGGTTGTTTGTGAGAGGTGGTGATGCCGGGGAGACACAAATTTTTATTGATGGTATAAGGGTATTTACTCCTTATACCCCGACCCCTAATAACATACCTGCAAGGGGCAGATACTCTCCGTTTCTTTTTAAAGGAATTACTTTTTCAACCGGGGGATATTCCGCCGAATATGGTCAGGCATTATCGAGTGTGTTATTGTTAAATTCTATAGATCAACCTGATCAGGAAAAAACAGATATAGGAATAATGAGTGTAGGGGGCTCCCTGGGCAATACGCAAATGTGGGGAGAAAATTCTTTAAGCATAAGTGCTGCCTATTTAAACCTGGAACCTTATTTTAAGATTTTTAATAGCAGGAATACCTGGAATAAGGCGCCACAAGGGGGGGCAGGAGAAGCTGTTTACCGTTATAAACTAAACAATGGAATTATAAAATTATATTCTGCTTTTGATGTGTCACTTTTTGATATTGAACAGAATAATATAAATTTTAATGATCCGGTGAGGTTTAAACTAAATAATAATAACTTGTACTTTAACGGATCATACAAGGGGTTTCTTAAAAAAGGCTGGTCTTTGTATACAGGCGGTAGTTATACCTATGCCAAAAATGATATATCAATCATAGAAGATAAGGTAGAGAATTATGAAAATTCAATGCACCTGAAAATCAAGTTAAAAAAAACATTTAGCAACCGGTTTAATTTAAATTTTGGAGCAGAATATTTTTTTACTGATTTTGAAGAAGATTTTAAGGATGAAGAAAGCTTAACTACAAATTCAAAGTATGAAAACGGTATTGTGGCAAACTATGCTGAAGCTGATATATTTTTATCTAATAACTTTGCAGCAAAGCTTGGTGTAAGGGGCGAATTTTCAACTTTACTGGACGAGGCAACCATTTCGCCACGAGTTTCTATAGCTTACAAAACAAGCGAAAACGGACAAGTATCATTTGCTTATGGTGATTTTTATCAAAACCCGCTTGGAGATTACCTTAAGTATTATAAAGATTTTAAATCTGAAAAAACTTCCCATTATATTTTAAACTATCAGTTAAATAGAGAAGGTAAAACTTTCAGGGCTGAGGTTTATTATAAGGATTATAAAAATTTGGTTAAATATAACACTGAAATAGCCCGGTATGATTCGTCATATAATAATAACGGATTTGGTTATGCCACCGGGCTTGACATTTTTTGGAGGGATAATAATTCAATTAAAAATTTAGACTATTGGATTAGTTATTCATATCTTGATACTAAAAGAGATTATAGAAACTTTCCGGAAAAATCTGTTCCTGGTTTTATATCTAAACACAATTTTTCTTTAGTGGGAAAATATTGGGTAAATGACTGGAAAAGCCAGCTAGGTATGAGTTATACTTATTCTTCCGGCAGGCCATTTACAAATCCGAATGAAGAAGGCTTTTTAAATAGTAAAACAAAGTCATACAATAGTATAAGCTTTAACTGGGCGTATTTAATAAGTCCACAAAAAATATTATACTTTTCGATAAACAATGTTTTAGGTACCAAAAATGTTTTTGGATATGATTATGCAAATACGCCAAATACTAATGGGATCTATAATAGGCAGCCAATAAGACCGAATGCCGATCAGTTTTTCTTTGTCGGCTTTTTCTGGACTATTAGTGAGGATAAAAAAAGTAATCAGTTGGATAATTTATAA
- a CDS encoding aspartate carbamoyltransferase catalytic subunit: MSELSVNHLLGIKYLNEKDIQLIFETADHFKEVINRPIKKVPSLRDITIANLFFENSTRTRLSFELAEKRLSADIINFSAAQSSVKKGETLIDTVNNILSMKVDMVVMRHPNPGAGVFLSKNVNASIVNAGDGAHEHPTQALLDSYSIREKLGDVAGKKVVIVGDILHSRVALSNIFALHLQGAKVKVCGPKTLIPKYITSLGVEVETNLRKALEWCDVANMLRVQNERLDMSYFPSTREYTQQFGVNKAILDSLSKQIVIMHPGPINRGVEITSDVADSKQAIILNQVENGVAIRMAVIYLLASKIKQ; this comes from the coding sequence ATGAGCGAACTAAGTGTAAACCACTTACTGGGAATAAAATACCTGAATGAAAAAGATATTCAACTTATTTTTGAAACGGCCGATCATTTTAAAGAAGTAATTAACCGGCCAATCAAAAAAGTTCCTTCATTGCGCGATATTACCATAGCAAATCTTTTTTTTGAAAACAGTACACGTACCAGGCTCTCATTTGAGTTAGCTGAAAAAAGATTATCGGCAGATATAATTAATTTTTCAGCGGCGCAATCTTCAGTAAAAAAAGGAGAAACACTTATTGATACGGTAAACAATATTTTATCAATGAAAGTTGATATGGTTGTTATGCGCCACCCAAACCCCGGAGCGGGAGTATTCTTATCAAAAAATGTAAATGCAAGTATCGTGAATGCCGGCGACGGCGCTCATGAACATCCAACACAGGCATTATTAGATTCGTATTCCATAAGGGAAAAACTGGGTGATGTAGCCGGAAAAAAAGTTGTAATTGTTGGTGACATTCTTCATTCAAGGGTAGCATTATCCAATATTTTTGCACTTCACTTACAAGGAGCAAAAGTAAAGGTGTGTGGCCCTAAAACATTAATCCCGAAATATATTACTTCACTGGGTGTTGAAGTAGAAACCAACTTGCGTAAAGCACTTGAATGGTGTGATGTGGCAAATATGCTTCGTGTACAAAACGAGAGACTTGATATGAGTTATTTTCCCTCTACCAGGGAATATACTCAACAATTTGGTGTAAATAAAGCGATCTTGGATTCATTAAGTAAACAAATAGTGATTATGCATCCCGGGCCGATAAACAGGGGGGTAGAAATTACAAGTGATGTGGCTGACTCCAAACAGGCAATTATTTTAAACCAGGTTGAAAATGGGGTAGCCATACGTATGGCTGTAATATATTTATTAGCTTCTAAGATTAAACAATAA
- a CDS encoding glycoside hydrolase family 27 protein: MNKTLSLLWCLTFSSLMFAQKFDGLAQTPPMGWNSWNTFATEINEQLVKDIADAFIKYGLKDVGYEYIILDDGWMAKERDKSGNLIADPEKFPNGMKELADYIHGKGLKFGLYNCAGSQTCAGYPGSRGYEYQDAKLYASWGIDYLKYDWCNTEKLNAEGAYITMRNALFNTGKPIVFSICEWGDNQPWNWAKNVGHLWRVTGDIINCWDCEVGHGTWSSWGVWKIINMRKDIRKVSGPGHWNDFDMMEVGNGMTDAEDRSHFAMWCMLASPLIMGNDLRKASEETIKTLSNKEVIAVNQDKLGIQGLRFTNANGFEIWVKPLDNDEWAMTFINMTDLPKELNFNWKNHEIGDNQNNKRLETHKKVYKIRDLFNHKNLGDTTNNLKAKIGVHDVLMVKLSK, translated from the coding sequence ATGAATAAAACACTTTCTCTCCTCTGGTGTCTGACTTTTTCTTCCCTCATGTTTGCTCAAAAATTTGATGGTTTAGCGCAAACCCCTCCTATGGGATGGAACAGTTGGAACACTTTTGCTACCGAAATAAATGAACAACTGGTAAAAGACATTGCAGATGCATTTATAAAATACGGTTTAAAAGATGTCGGCTATGAATATATTATATTGGATGATGGATGGATGGCTAAAGAAAGAGATAAAAGTGGTAACCTGATAGCCGATCCGGAAAAATTTCCAAACGGAATGAAAGAACTAGCTGACTATATTCATGGTAAAGGATTGAAGTTTGGATTATACAATTGTGCAGGTTCTCAAACATGTGCAGGTTACCCGGGAAGCCGTGGATATGAATATCAGGATGCCAAATTGTATGCCTCATGGGGGATTGATTATTTAAAATACGATTGGTGCAATACTGAAAAATTAAATGCTGAAGGAGCTTATATTACCATGCGCAATGCCCTTTTTAATACTGGTAAACCCATAGTTTTCAGCATTTGTGAATGGGGTGATAATCAACCATGGAATTGGGCAAAAAATGTGGGCCATTTATGGAGAGTAACAGGCGACATTATTAATTGTTGGGATTGCGAAGTTGGTCATGGAACATGGTCTTCATGGGGGGTATGGAAAATAATTAACATGCGAAAGGACATTAGAAAAGTATCCGGACCTGGGCATTGGAATGATTTTGATATGATGGAAGTAGGAAACGGTATGACTGATGCTGAGGATCGAAGTCACTTTGCTATGTGGTGCATGCTTGCCTCTCCGTTAATAATGGGGAATGATTTAAGAAAAGCCTCTGAAGAAACTATTAAAACATTATCTAATAAAGAAGTTATAGCTGTTAACCAAGACAAATTAGGGATTCAAGGCTTAAGATTTACAAATGCCAATGGATTTGAAATTTGGGTGAAACCACTTGATAATGATGAATGGGCAATGACTTTTATTAACATGACAGACCTCCCTAAAGAGTTAAACTTTAATTGGAAAAATCATGAAATTGGGGATAACCAGAACAATAAAAGATTAGAAACTCATAAAAAGGTCTATAAGATACGAGATCTTTTTAATCATAAAAATTTAGGAGACACTACCAATAATTTAAAAGCAAAAATTGGAGTTCATGATGTTCTTATGGTTAAACTAAGCAAGTAA
- a CDS encoding polysaccharide deacetylase family protein translates to MKSLLTHFIFLTLSFYMSAQLSLAERLGYSKSDKLLIVHADDLGISHSENHASFTALEMGTVSSTSLIVPSPWFLEVAEFKKIRPDADIGIHLTLTSEWVNYKWRPVTNAESLVDFNGYFFDNCDDLENNARFKDVEKELKAQIELAISNGINPTHLDIHMGCLVYSSIDYFKLYLKLGREYKIPVMLTYGGLPEEYKKVIKNEDVIIDNVYSAGAQHFDQEGGLAKRYTDVLTSLKPGVHALIIHTAYDNDEMQHLTIYKKYWASKWRQDDFDFFTSQKFKQIIKEENIKLITWKEIGNKLIKKE, encoded by the coding sequence ATGAAATCATTACTAACCCATTTTATTTTTCTGACTCTTTCATTTTACATGAGTGCACAACTTTCTTTAGCAGAAAGATTGGGATACTCTAAAAGTGATAAACTTCTTATTGTACATGCCGACGATTTAGGTATTTCCCATTCGGAAAATCATGCCAGTTTTACTGCTCTTGAAATGGGTACTGTAAGTTCCACCAGCCTCATTGTTCCTTCTCCCTGGTTTTTGGAAGTAGCTGAATTTAAAAAAATACGACCTGATGCCGATATTGGAATACACTTAACATTAACAAGTGAATGGGTTAACTACAAATGGAGACCTGTAACAAATGCGGAAAGTCTGGTTGATTTTAACGGTTATTTCTTTGATAATTGTGATGATTTAGAAAATAACGCAAGATTTAAAGACGTAGAAAAAGAACTGAAAGCTCAAATAGAGCTGGCTATAAGCAATGGTATTAACCCCACTCATTTAGATATTCATATGGGATGTTTGGTATATTCGAGTATCGACTATTTTAAACTCTATTTAAAACTCGGCAGGGAATACAAAATACCGGTTATGCTCACATATGGCGGCCTTCCGGAAGAATACAAAAAAGTTATTAAAAATGAGGATGTCATTATAGATAATGTTTACAGTGCCGGCGCACAACATTTTGACCAGGAAGGCGGACTTGCAAAACGATATACTGATGTTTTGACCAGTTTGAAACCCGGAGTTCATGCCCTTATAATACACACCGCATATGACAATGATGAAATGCAACACCTTACTATCTATAAAAAATACTGGGCCTCTAAATGGCGGCAAGATGATTTTGATTTTTTTACAAGCCAAAAGTTTAAACAAATTATAAAAGAAGAAAATATCAAACTCATTACATGGAAAGAAATAGGCAACAAACTTATTAAAAAGGAATAA
- a CDS encoding GNAT family N-acetyltransferase has product MIFTTQRLSVRKLEKNDLDLFHKLQSDHHIMRYVGGKTFSLEENRKDLDKIVKFYSKPSNNFWVWAITLKENNLLIGTCVLIKNDKGENEIGYRLLKEYWGKGIGKEITNGLIKYSFEVLRLKEIIAYVDKKNAASIKIIDATFRFIKEFYNDEDNCIDRYYKLSN; this is encoded by the coding sequence ATGATTTTTACCACTCAACGACTATCTGTAAGAAAACTGGAGAAGAATGATCTGGATCTGTTTCATAAACTCCAAAGTGATCATCATATAATGCGTTATGTAGGAGGAAAAACATTTTCTCTGGAAGAAAACAGGAAAGATCTTGATAAAATTGTTAAATTCTATTCTAAACCTTCAAACAATTTTTGGGTATGGGCAATAACTCTAAAGGAGAATAACCTGCTTATTGGAACCTGTGTTCTTATAAAAAATGATAAAGGTGAAAATGAAATAGGCTACAGATTATTAAAAGAATACTGGGGCAAAGGAATTGGGAAAGAAATTACCAATGGGCTTATTAAATATTCTTTTGAGGTTCTTCGTCTAAAAGAAATTATAGCTTATGTTGATAAAAAGAATGCAGCATCCATTAAAATTATAGATGCCACATTCCGGTTTATCAAAGAATTTTATAATGATGAAGATAATTGTATTGACAGATATTATAAATTATCCAACTGA
- a CDS encoding 2TM domain-containing protein: MDNFEKENRYIKAKQRVEEEKEFYQHLVVYILVIPFLAFVNYWVDKWNFMWFFFPMIGWGIGLSFHAVKTFRWYPFLGKNWEERKLKEFMAEEEMQEKRWE, encoded by the coding sequence ATGGACAATTTTGAAAAAGAAAACAGGTATATAAAAGCAAAACAAAGGGTAGAGGAAGAAAAAGAATTTTACCAGCACCTGGTTGTATATATTTTAGTTATTCCGTTTTTGGCTTTTGTAAATTACTGGGTAGATAAGTGGAATTTCATGTGGTTTTTTTTCCCGATGATAGGATGGGGAATAGGTTTGTCTTTTCATGCAGTTAAAACTTTTAGGTGGTATCCTTTTTTAGGAAAAAACTGGGAAGAAAGAAAGCTAAAAGAATTTATGGCAGAAGAGGAAATGCAGGAAAAACGATGGGAGTAA
- a CDS encoding LytR/AlgR family response regulator transcription factor, whose product MNVIIIEDEKPSARRLNRMLAAQGLTVNTMLHSVEEAVSWFRKNIPPDLIFLDIQLSDGLSFEIFDQVDVKSAIIFTTAYDEYALKAFKLNSIDYLLKPIDEDELGTAVAKYKELRPAPQNVQLNFEDIKKLLVNPIEREYKKRFSVKVGQHLKLIAVDDIECFYSENKGTYAYTKDNRNYLLDTTLDALGNELSPQHFYRVNRKFYININAIKDIIDYTNSRLQIKLENFKEQDIIVSRERVKDFKEWLV is encoded by the coding sequence ATGAACGTAATAATTATTGAAGACGAAAAACCTTCGGCAAGAAGGTTAAACAGGATGCTCGCCGCACAAGGCCTTACAGTAAATACCATGTTACACTCTGTTGAAGAGGCGGTAAGCTGGTTTAGAAAAAACATACCTCCCGACCTGATTTTTCTTGACATTCAATTATCAGATGGACTTTCTTTTGAAATTTTTGATCAGGTAGATGTGAAAAGTGCCATTATTTTTACTACTGCCTATGACGAGTATGCACTGAAAGCTTTTAAGCTTAACAGTATAGATTATTTATTGAAACCAATAGATGAAGATGAACTTGGAACAGCTGTAGCAAAGTATAAAGAGTTGCGGCCTGCACCCCAAAATGTCCAGCTTAATTTTGAGGATATTAAAAAACTACTTGTTAATCCTATTGAACGTGAATATAAAAAGAGGTTTTCCGTAAAAGTAGGTCAGCATTTAAAACTTATTGCTGTAGATGATATAGAGTGCTTTTATAGTGAAAATAAAGGAACTTATGCTTATACGAAGGACAACAGAAATTATTTGCTCGATACCACCTTGGACGCTTTGGGAAACGAATTATCGCCCCAACACTTTTACAGGGTTAACCGTAAATTTTATATAAATATCAATGCTATTAAAGATATTATAGATTATACTAACTCCCGCCTTCAAATTAAGCTTGAAAACTTTAAAGAACAGGATATTATCGTTAGCAGGGAAAGGGTAAAAGATTTTAAAGAGTGGCTGGTTTAA
- a CDS encoding ribonuclease Z translates to MIFDKKGNNITVATQESGSLLTFLSRFKESYAKIKNDNIVVNLFSLGKLTGDDVLEFLEISNKHRAENKSFVIVTNKVNYDEIPDELEIVPTLQEAFDIIDMEEIERDLEFGE, encoded by the coding sequence ATGATTTTTGATAAGAAAGGGAATAATATTACTGTTGCAACGCAGGAATCAGGTTCATTACTTACGTTTTTAAGCAGGTTTAAAGAATCATATGCAAAAATTAAGAATGATAATATAGTTGTTAATTTATTTTCTCTGGGAAAATTAACTGGCGACGATGTGCTGGAGTTTTTAGAAATATCCAATAAACACAGGGCAGAAAATAAATCGTTTGTCATTGTTACCAACAAAGTTAACTACGATGAAATTCCCGATGAACTTGAAATAGTACCCACATTACAGGAAGCTTTCGATATTATCGATATGGAAGAGATTGAGCGTGACCTGGAATTTGGTGAATAA